One Succinispira mobilis DSM 6222 genomic window carries:
- a CDS encoding helix-turn-helix transcriptional regulator, producing MYEWQKQIQIIVDEIDKCIKNYNDEALTLRLFSRRLGYSEFYTTRKFKEISGIQFRDYLRQRKLAFALKEVRDSEKSMLDIAFDYGFSSHEAFTRAFKGAYGITPSEYRKKPKPIVLRTKINPFDRYFLGLEEIGLMKSTDAVESYFVTIPAHKFLHIRNYESNGYWDFWQKQSILPGQDCETICGLLDSIKDKLDDDGENESNSGSGQIMGYINDPDGRLCDWGIPRIECYGVRLPFDYKGEVPPQMLMMDIPEAEYIVFEHGPFDYEQENRSVEEKIEKAMATFNFADTGYCFDNSPGRIIYFYFNPKMFFKYIRPVRK from the coding sequence ATGTACGAGTGGCAGAAACAAATTCAAATAATTGTTGATGAAATTGACAAATGCATTAAAAATTATAATGATGAGGCTTTAACATTGCGCTTGTTTTCTCGGAGACTGGGTTATTCTGAATTTTATACAACAAGAAAATTCAAAGAAATATCGGGTATTCAGTTTAGAGATTATTTGCGTCAGAGAAAATTAGCCTTTGCGCTAAAAGAAGTTCGGGATAGTGAAAAAAGTATGTTGGACATTGCGTTTGATTATGGCTTTTCATCACATGAAGCTTTTACTAGAGCTTTTAAAGGCGCATATGGAATAACTCCAAGTGAATACCGAAAAAAACCGAAACCGATCGTTCTTCGCACAAAAATAAATCCTTTTGATCGATATTTTTTAGGACTGGAGGAGATTGGACTGATGAAATCTACAGATGCTGTTGAAAGTTACTTTGTAACGATTCCCGCACATAAATTTTTGCACATTAGAAACTATGAGAGTAATGGCTACTGGGATTTTTGGCAAAAGCAAAGTATACTTCCAGGACAGGATTGCGAAACAATTTGCGGCTTACTTGATAGTATAAAGGACAAATTGGATGACGATGGCGAGAACGAATCTAATAGTGGTAGCGGACAGATTATGGGATATATTAATGATCCGGACGGGAGACTTTGTGACTGGGGCATCCCACGTATAGAGTGCTATGGTGTAAGACTTCCTTTTGATTATAAAGGGGAAGTGCCACCACAAATGCTTATGATGGATATTCCTGAAGCCGAGTATATTGTGTTTGAACATGGGCCATTTGATTATGAGCAAGAAAATCGTAGTGTAGAGGAAAAAATTGAAAAGGCAATGGCAACTTTTAATTTTGCTGATACAGGTTACTGCTTTGATAACTCTCCGGGGAGAATAATATACTTTTATTTTAATCCGAAAATGTTTTTTAAGTATATTAGGCCAGTGCGGAAGTAA
- the rlmH gene encoding 23S rRNA (pseudouridine(1915)-N(3))-methyltransferase RlmH: protein MKITILAVGKLKEKYLVQGMQEFIKRLKPYCSLEILEVSENALPEKFSTAQLQEHLEIEAQKILKLVPERAYMFLLDLHGQQLSSEALAAQIDGLTNNYSQFVFVIGGAFGVGESLRKRADYRWSFSQLTFTHQMIRLLLIEQVYRAFKISKGEKYHW from the coding sequence ATGAAAATAACTATTTTAGCGGTAGGCAAGCTCAAAGAAAAATATCTAGTGCAGGGGATGCAAGAATTTATAAAACGCTTGAAGCCCTATTGTAGTTTAGAAATTTTGGAAGTCAGCGAAAATGCTTTGCCCGAGAAATTTTCGACGGCGCAATTACAAGAGCATTTGGAAATTGAAGCGCAAAAAATATTAAAATTAGTGCCGGAACGCGCTTATATGTTTTTATTAGATTTGCACGGACAACAACTTAGTTCTGAAGCTTTAGCGGCACAAATTGATGGTTTAACCAATAATTATAGCCAGTTTGTCTTTGTAATTGGCGGGGCTTTTGGAGTAGGGGAAAGTCTGCGGAAACGTGCTGATTATCGCTGGTCGTTTTCACAATTAACCTTTACCCATCAAATGATTCGCTTGTTATTAATTGAACAAGTATACCGCGCCTTTAAAATTAGTAAAGGTGAGAAATATCACTGGTAA